The Daphnia pulex isolate KAP4 chromosome 6, ASM2113471v1 genome contains the following window.
tacaaatttgcTGGCGAGTGCGCTTTCCAACCACCAACCGTTTGTTTTAAAGGGGGTTTCAGTTCGCTAGCCAAAAAACCCCATTGAGGAATCGTTGTTAATCAAAGAGATGGCTCATTTTAAAGGTGTAAGCATGTAGCGCGTAAAAGCTCTGGTAAATTTTGTTCGCTCCCAAAATAACATATAACTACTATTTACCTGAAACAATTTcttatcaatttaaaattagtgTATAATGGATAAATTTTCTAAGGTgcttagaaaattttcaagattCAAGGAAAGGGTCTAATAAAAGTATTCAATGGGTTGGCAACTacattttcctgttttcctcaatttcccaaatttgctccgtttttgtttagtttttctctcttataccCTTTCCTCTGAGAATAGCAGAATTAGGTAATCCCATCCCTTGAtgaagtaaaaaggaaaaggcgccaaacaaaaattgacaatACCCGAATTTTTAGTTGCCAACCCCCTTAGGAATTATTAAAGGAGCGAGACAAAGTAGTTCATTAAAGTTAATCTAACTCTAACTCTAATGTTTCAACTTTAAATGCGATGAAAAGATAATCGTTGTTCAGAACGAACCTGTACGTGATGAGCTCCGGAAGCAGATTGATACCTTTTCTCAAGAATGCCTCCGATCGTACCTTACCCATCCCTTCCCCCATCCCCTTTGGAAGGATACTTACCATACCAAACCTTCTACTACAACGATATCCTTCGGGGAACACCCCAATCGGCCATGCCCCCACCCAGGAGTTTCCTATAGAGAAATTGTATAACCCCTAATTCTCTAGAAGATAGGGAAGTACGTCACTCCCAAAATGTAAGGCACAAACGTTAATCGAATCAAAGGGTATATAGGCTTTCATATCCACCTAGCTAACTATAGATGCGCTGTATTAAATTTGGGAGCAGTGGATCAAACCGAGCGCGGTGCATTTTGAAGACGTCCGCACGTTTCGTTATCTCAATGCGTGCGTGCGTATCAAATTTTTCGGAAGTGATACAAGTGCAatacaaatcattttgaatttggctCATCTTACCGTTACAGAAAAACGTTTACGTAAATGCCAAATTGGATTCAGAATTCCTGATAAAAATGTAACTGATGTATCAAATTCATATTCCACGTGAATCCTTTCCCTCGTCTGGAAAGGTAATCCTCTTTTAATAAATGATTGGTCGTGATATGTTTTCTGCTTCAATACATATAGTATACCATCTGAAGCTAATTTAATAAACTATTGTTAAGGAAGGagttgaaataaataagaagaaatatggcttaaaatttgaaaccatttaaattttctgcATTGCCCCGGCAAACACCAGAAATGATTTCCTATGATACATATCACTGGCCCAATAGTTTATGTAAGGTGATCCAATTATAAGAACATCGTTCCGTAGAAGTACCCGCTGTGTACACCAGCGAGACGCAAATTGTTTTGTGAATGGAATTTCAATGGCGCGGGATTAAAATTGTCCAAAACTCTTAATAACTGGAATAGTGACGATGGTGCCAATAAAATGGGTGATGGCGGAACACGTTTGCTAATCATTATAGCTGATTAGCTATAGTTAATCATGTGGGTGTTACCTGGTTAAACTGCAGGCTAGGCTCTAACGAATATAAATCCTATGCATCATAATCTTGGGCGTACGGACGCACTTGCAAGAAATCCAATTATACCACTCGGAGCGCGAACTGGAACActgagaaaaagatgaagggtGATATGACGATGGACTTGGCTCTACGTTACGTAATCACTGTAAGCCATATTGTGTATGAGGAAGTATGTCGCTCTTCTCTCTGTCGTTCTTCATGGAAATGAATTCCAGAAACAATttagcttgaaaaaaaaagtgattggCTCTTCTCATTGTATAAATGCTGACATTTTACTCCTTTCAAATTACGTAGGCATCACTGAATTTAATCTGTGCAGTTAGAAGTGATATTAGACATTATCAATAAAACGGTTTCTCTTATGTAAGATGAAATTTTACAAGATTATCTTCGTCAAAAACAGGgatgaaaaatgtttacgCCTTCAAGCATGACGAATCATTTCTTAAAAAGAAGTGTAGATGCAACCCTTCAGGGAATCTTTTCCTCGGCTATCCGACACTTACCGCATGCTAACTGCATTAGAAATATAACATCGGAAACAACTTTAATGTGATGGCACGTACGCAAGCGGCGAGGTGCCATTCAAAGGTTTCCCCGATAAAAGTTAAGGCGGCAAAATGCACCTCGCAGGGACCAGTATTTAAGGATGCAATATCCAGGGAGAACGAAGAGCGAGCTCATTCACTGAGTAGATCCAGAGTAGAGGTGACCTTTACTTTTGACTCCTCATTTTGAATTTACTCCTCTGATATTCgatcaataaaaacaaccaagaTGGAAATTCTGTCGAACGCTACTTTTGCTCACCGTAAGACGGAACTTGTCTGGGGCTTTCCTGCCGGCGCATCACTTATGGACACGGTTCCAGAAGACATGCTGGAAATGATTCACCCTCACTGGAAAAAGTTCCCTCCAGTGAACCCAATGTGGCACTACATATTGGTAAGTTCTATTCTTAATTATTAGTTTGTCCAATtcacatttgattttgaaataggGAATTGCGTACTTCTTCTTGGGTATTACCTCCATCACAGGTATAAACTACACATTTCTcgatatttccttttttaaaatagagtcAACTTCATGTCCGCTTTGCTCCTCAATGTTATAGGGAACTCCTTGGTTCTCCATCTGTTTTTGAAAACCAAGGAGTTGAAAACTCCTGCCAACATGTTCGTCGTCAACTTGGCCGTCTCCGATCTGGGCATGATGATCTCGCAATTCCccatgtttttcttcaactgcTTCAGCGGAGGTGTCTGGATCTTTGGCCCTTTCATGTGTGAACTCTACGCCTGCACCGGGTCCATCTTCGGTCTTGGCAGCATCTGCACCATGGCCGCCATCAGCTACGATCGTTACAACGTTATCGTCCATGGCATGAAAGGGACCCCTATGACTTACGGTAAGctgtttttccgtttcttttatgcctataactaaaataaaaaaggtttaaactaaattagaaaactaaaatttacaaatgcaGGCAGAGCTGCTGCATTGCTGCTCTTTTGCTGGACTTACGCAATCGGCTGGAGCATTCTTCCCTTCCTCGGTTGGGGAAGATTCATTCCGGAAGGAATTCTAGATTCGTGCTCTTTTGATTACCTGACTCGCGATTCTTCGGTACTATAAGATGAATGAAGCAgcaaacttttgattttaaatcttCAAATACCTATACATTATTCATTCCAAAACAGACTGTATCGTACACTTGCTGCCTGTTCGTCTCCAACTATTGCACGCCCCTTCTCATCATCACTTTCTGCTACTATCACATCGTCAAGGCCATTATGCATCACGAAGAAGCGCTGCGTGAGCAGGCCAAGAAGATGAACGTCACTTCTCTTCGTTCCAATGTCGACCAGAACGCCCAGAGTGCCGAGATCCGTGTCGCCAAAGTCGCCATGATGAACATCACTCTGTGGATTGGCATGTGGACACCTTATGCGGCCATCGTTTTGCGAGGAGCTTTCGGCGACCAGGATAAAATCACGCCTTTGGTCACCATCTTGCCAGCTCTGATTTGCAAGTGTGCTTCGATCGCCAACCCAATCATCTACGCCATTTCACATCCCAAATATCGTGTGGTAAGATCGCACACTATAAATAGTTTGGCGGATAAAGtctttcattcaaatcaatttcttgCAGGCTCTGCAAAAGGAGATTCCCTGGTTCTGCATCAACGAGCAACCTTCGAATACTAAAGGAGACACACAGTCGCAAGGATCCGCTTGTACAACTTCAACTGACCAGGCCTAAAAACGATAAGCAATATCGAGAATTATTAGTTCGGATACTTAATTATATTCGCGCTCCATCACTCTTCTTCACGGTTTGACACTATGCAAGAAAACTCATTAAAAGGAAATCGGATTCaaggcaataataataatatatattttttttaatccagaAGTAGAAtgaattgtttgttatttaaacGGaaatattaatgaatttgTTAGAGTTGGATCAGTGCTCTACTATGCAAAAAGTTTGATTGTCTGTACCTATTATATTGTATACCTCATGGCATTGTTCATTGATGTTCTTATTTAATAAGATCATTTTCTAGCTTTTCCTTCACAGCGTATTCGAAGAATGAAGACTCCATCGAGCCATCGATTACGTCTCTTTCTCAGAAATATGTTAATTTcaaccatatttttttgtatgatATTCGACAGCTAAAGTTAATTGTCAAGTTAGTCATCGTCTTATCGTCATCACGAAAAATCGATCAACATGCCATACATTTACATACTCATCGTATTATAACAACCCCGTACGTTAGACTTTATTGAAAATCGTTAATACACTACCCAAGCATGAACAATATCGATTGCCTTTTATTCTGTCTCATTTTTTCCAAGCGCTTGAACAGTAGCATTAAGCCTTCGTATTTTCCTTTCTATCTATTTTAATTACAACTTAACATGCCACCAAGTTATTATCAAAGTTGCTGCAACACTAGGCAGCATTCTTTGCGTGTTCGTTATTTGTTTAGAAATGGTAAATCAAACTCTACTTAGTATAATTGGCTTCATCGTGCAATGCTTCAAGTAGGTATAGATACAAGGGACAAACGGGACATCGCGCACGGTAGGATTATGACACTTGTAGAGCGTGTAGCTTGAGTGAGCTTACAATGGTTTCTCCATTTTGCCAATTCAGAGCACTGGTTACTTTTCAAAATAGCATCAACCCAAAATGCGATGTTTGTATAGAACTAGGTGTGACTTTCGAGACCCTACAAGTTTTGACGAATAAAATGATCCGTGTGTTTGGGATATAAAATTCAACCCACAGGTTAGAATGGAATTGAAACATACTGTACATATTTCTAAAACCTTTGTCATGTGAAAACGACCTCTCAACCTTTCATTTCAGCCTTTAAGTAACAGGATTACAAGCATTTCCTAAAACACTTGAGTAGTACTTCCATTCAAAAGGTTTTCAGACTTACAGACAGCCAGTGGGCAAATACTTGCGAATTTTTAGATGATACACGGACAAACAGCAAAAGCCATAGTAATgccaacaagaacaacaagtCATTGATGGATAGAACATAGAAGCAAAGTGGTGATAAAGCTGTCGCAGAGGCCAACTCTTAAACTATTGCAAAGGAAGCATAAGCGTGGAATAACATTTAACGTGAAAAGCTCCTTAGATGCCCTGCTAAAACTATGTCGGTAGGctaacgataaaaaaaatttccgaagCCGTTTGGGCCTGACAGGCCTGgcagaattaaaaaatgcgGCGCAATACAACTACGCATCGAAAAACAAATGGCTTCTGTGAATTGCAAGAACTCAAGAAGTGCTTAGGGCGTTTGAAGTTAAATTGTTCGGTTAAACCTCAAAAAAGCATATTAGTCTCCGTCTCAAGTTTTGGTAGGCTTACTTTtacatatttatattttaccttctctagttttaaacttttttataaTGTGTTcgcattcttatttttcactCGACTGCGTTTAAGTTAGAAGCCTTTCTTCTATTTAATCTCTCTGTGAGGAAGGAGATGGgttattaaagaaaataagggGGTCGCAAAAATTTGATCTCCTATACGTATTACGCTCAGGTACGTGCAACACAATAAATCTAagacgaatatttttttaaattccaataGATTTTTGCTTCCATGTCACTGTAATATGTAACACCAACTCCAATATTCAATAAAGCTTGGATTTGATTGGACTAGCAAAGTGATAAAATGGCATGAATCTAACACATGCTACAATAAtaaggtatttaaaaaattattaagtaTACGTGCGACTTTATCCGTCTACTATTACGCTGAGACTCTTTCAGGAACAATCCTCTCCTCCATCCGGGATTGTCAATTAAATCTTCAGGAGTTTTGGCAAAGAAGTCATTAATTTTCCGCAATTGGTATCCACAGTTTCTGTAAGGCTCTTTTTCATATTGGTCAACAATGTTTGCAAATCTTCACCGAACGAATACTAtaataaagttaaaaatgttaagggggaaataagaatttttttattgcgatTGGTTTAACTCTTATACCTGTTCAATAGAAGCATACACAGCCTTGAACGCCGGCTGTTTCTTGTTATGGAAGCTACCTCTGTTTCCGTGGAGAACATGTATACCTTGTTCTTCAGCTGTCTTACAAACGCTCATGTACATACTAGAAAGGAGATGATACAAACTCGTATTCCgtgaatgaaaaaacaaacattcaaaTACGGTATATCTCACCAATGGTCTGGACGGTAGTTGTAGTGGCAAGGATAAACGTAAAGCTTTTCGGGGTGAAAATGGAAGACAATATTAATGATGTCTTGGTCTCCCCATACTATTTTGCTTTTATACTCATGATATATGGGAACGACATATTTTTCCCAACCAAAGTGCCGCATTCTTGTCAAATTCATCAACATCACTCCAGAATTTACAcctaataaaattcaaaatgaatatactTGAAAATCAGTAAAATTTCAAGCTGAAACTTTCAATAATAACACACTACCCAAATTTCCATAGTAAGGATGTCTTGCAAATCTGTTATACCACCCAGTCGAGAAATCTTCATGCTCAGGGGCAACAGCAGCCATCTGCATTTCAtccattttattaaaatgttCCCACACATTCAATGGGGAAGTGAGGAAAATTGTGTCAGTATCCATGTATAATACAGAATCCACATCTTGCAGCAAACtctaaaaggaaaagatgagaaaaatatcaaaatttaatactGATGCAATGTACACAAAACGTTATCATAAACTCACCGGAAGGAAAAGTCTTTGAGAGGCACACGGTTTGAATAGTTTCTTCCATTCTTCAGCCTTGTCAGCAGGAAAAGTTATGGGGCGGAGATCAAGAGACATACGGTTTAAAACTTTGTCAGGCCAGAGTTTGACTGTTCCATTTAAGGAGGAAGTTGCAGCATCATCGGCAAATAGTATAAATTTGATGAAGATACTACTCCTAATCAAGGCAGATTTGATCATAACTATTGTTTCATTTGTTCGATTCCCACAGACAACTGCAGCTATGTGAATTTCTTGGggcttttcaatttttacatttccatGGGGATGTTGCTTGGGTGTATCAAACCCTACATCCCTCATGGATTGAGGCACAGAGGAAAGAGTAGAATCTATTTTAGTAGGGATTTGTTGGGGTTGCTGCAGTCTGAAAACCCAGAAAAAATTCCACAGGACTAGTATCAGAGAGATGAATATTACAGCACGTATAAAAAACATAGTTTTTCTCGCCATTTGGAAAGCCTTGTTGGTGGAGTTACATTATCAATAGAGCAAGAAGAATCCATGTAATGGAAACTGTTCAACACTTTTattcagttgttgtttttgtaattctaTCCAAAGTTTTCGAAACGCATCATAACTtgggcgtccctaaactgcgaaagcgaaacgcgaaacgcgaaacgcctaaaatgcggaaaagctgtgcgaaacggaccaaaattttgggaccgtttcgcgggaccaaatgccggagggcatactaaagagcgaaacatcttgcgaaacaaaaagttttccttttctccacagaggtccaaattgacggagattgccgccatttttcattgtctcccGCTATGATGAGGCAttaaaggaggaaggggggcaatcaaattcgatttcttcgccACTACCCCTGTTTGTTTTAATGCGCATTTTACGATTATTAAACTAATGAAAGACATAGAGCAGCACGTTatggtgatatttttaaataataaaatattaggtaATGGCCCAGGGAttatacattacattaaataatttaaatcaacCAGTAGGTACgtgcacaaagaaataatCGGTCATAACAGTATGAGTGCCTTATATCAagctaaaaatcaaagctaccatgttccaaatcaagctaaaatttaatcagctaaaactttccttaaaattaagaatgatAATCTGATTGATATTTGATACTGATACATGGGAACGAGAagttccattaatttttttataccaatcttctaattaaaaacaccTATTGCATATTGCATTCAAGGTATTCCGTATTCATggtcaacacacaaatagacTAGCCATAAGGTGCGCGAAACTCGAAGtctcgaaaatttgaaactcttaacaatttgtttgttgacggcatccattgtcgtctgctaccaagACGTTTACACTGCGACGTTTCGCAAACACCGATTTCGCAGTTTAGTACGGACCCAaagactaaaatgcgaaacagggtcccaacttttgggtccgtttcgcacagctgtttcgcattttaggcgtttcgcgtttcgcgtttcgctttcgcagtttagggacgccctCATAACTTCGTCAATTTTTTCTCGGAACGTCAGAGAACAAGCCACACGTCAGTTGCCACCAAGTGGGATTTTTGGGAacttaaattcaaattttgaatggcAGCAAAAGCGGGAATTTGGAATGTGGATAAGTGCGAGGAAACACAGCAACCACGTTGGTGCGATCGTCAATCGAGTCTCGGCCAAGGTCTCGGCAATGCTAAggtttcaattaatttaattcgtGCTAATATGCAAGTGTGGGTTATGTAAGGAGAATGTCTTGAAATCGATAAAATCCTATTAGAACTGTTTCTCAGCTGTTCTCTGGGTATCTTGCTGGGTAACCTTACAGAAGTGGTATAAATGTGCAtaattttgcatttcttttactttatagtcaatgtaaaaaaaggcaTTTGCGTCATATAAAATTGGATTGATCCATTATGCGTTTCTATAgtcatgaaagaaaataataaatcacgAATTCACGCATCGCGCTACGTGACAATTTGCGGAGTATAAGCCTTACTAGTTTTATGTCAATTGATCCAATTACAGATAGGTGCCGGCTGGTACACCTGAGCACCATAAAGAAGGACCTACATAGTACCCTGACATAGTAATCCCTTTCACAACTCTAATAttgctgctactgctgttTCACACCCAATTTGTGAATGGAAACAACAGTCGGAAGCAATTAATAATGTAACAGAGGCTCttgattaataattaaatatagtCACTTGCGTCATCGTTCCTGAGATTCACATTGAAGTTTATTCTTGCATTATTAGCAACCCAGTAATATTAAACCAAATTTGGCAACGGATGAAGCACTTCGGCATTATATGGTTACTTTGGAATGTCTAGCTTAAAAAAGTCGCTAGTTCTATACGCCCCTTTTGcctttcatttgaaaaccttttgaattaaaagaaaaccagGCGGCAGGAAACAATACCGACCGTACCTACTTTCCTGACTAAAAACAGCGAGCTTCAACTTAtttacccccctcccccctatttttgtcttttttgtttttcaatccGATTATTGTTCAAAAAGCCAGCAGCACTCACGTGGTGTCAGCGCAAAGGAAAAGTTACGATATCAGCCAGGGCAAGTCCACGCCAGAAAACTtaaattacctttttcttgaaagtcCCTTAATTGATGTTGATTTGTGTAGAGGCATAAAGTCGGACACACATTCTTTAGTTACCTTCGCAGAATGCAACCTTAGACCTTAACTGGCATATAATTAGGAATGATTTTAACACAGTTAAGTATGAATCAAGGCAATACACAATGTATAGTATTTAATATAAGgaagttttctgttttcatccGAGTCTGCGGTTATTATAAAATTGTCTAACTGTGGTCTCACCTTGGGTTTCACCTGATGGGGTGGACAAATTTTCACAGGTCTTTAGCCAAGACTCTTCATTTCCTTTATGTTTTATTGCGGGAATTTTCCCCAGTTTATACAACAATCTAATCTTGTAAACATTGTTTACATAACAGAAAAGCTTTTCtatagtttctttttgttctacTTTACTTCTAAATAAACTTATAGATATtatgtttgtaaaaaaaaataagtaatataGCTTTGATGATGGTCAGTGCtgagaaaaaatttatcgGTTAGCTATCCGAGTTCTGttgtagagagagaaacaaggcGTACCCATTAACCCCTAGATTAAAATCAAGAGCATCCTCAATAGTTCAATTTTCTACCTGGTTTCGATAGACAATGAATTCAAGGATTCTGCAAAACTCATTGGAGACTGGCTTTTTATGAGGCAGGACAAAAATCTTTTGCAAAAGAAACACTCCATAAGTGTATACTTGTGTAATCTTGAATATGGTCACGTTGCAATACACATCGTCTAGGTCACCTTGGTGCGCCAAGCGAGTCAGTATAAGTACAGAATTATATAATTCGCGCATACAGCACGGTGTACATATTTCTTCCAATTTGATTCGTAAGAAATCTAAGCAAAACTGCTactgacaacaacaacaaaaaatcgcGCCATAATTGAAGAGGCCATATAGGATTCTCACCACTGGATCCTCATTCCATCAGTACCATAAAAAAACTGGCCAATAATGAGACCATGCAATAAGGGGTTATCCTACCTATGGGGAAGTTACCCTACTTGAAACAcacaagaaatagaaagaaaagctaTAGTCCGTATATGGCTACATTGTCACTTCAAAATATATCGACaacttttaatatttttaggtGTGGCGATATAATGTGCTGTCACGCCCGCACTATATAGTCTCAACGCCCATCTATTGGAAGTATTTTCCCCACAGTTCCTCATCACTATAGGTGGCAACTAACTCAATTAGAACATATTGCAATTCTTTATGAGCGgcgttcatttttcttttcaacacgGCGCGTGTCAATGAGAAGCCACTCAAATGTTTCTCAAGACATAATTTGAGGGGAATTAGAAAGACAATGAGTTGCGGGGTAGTACTTAAGGACACAATAACCGTAGGATACCGCAGGACAAGCCCATTTACGAGGTAGAAGTTGAACACCTAGCTTCCCGGCGGTCTACTCCGAAGAAAGTTGGCGGATATTATATAACACTCACATAAAAGACGGAAGCAACATCTTCATTATTCGAGATGGAGAATTTACTACTGAATGCTTCTGTAGCTTATCGCTCAGCAGGAAAGCCCCCACTAGTCTGGGGCTTTCCTCCCGGTGCATCCATTATCGACACAGTTCCAGAAGACATGTTGGAAATGATCCATCCCCACTGGAAGAAATTCCCTCCAGTCAATCCAATGTGGCACTACCTATTGGTGAGTAGTAGTAATTTTCCCTTTCCAATTTGCATGATTCAAATTAATCAAACTTTTCTGTTCCAAAAAATTCAGGGTCTCATCTACATTGTTTTGGGAATCACTTCCATCACTGGTGGGTGTTACacttattgttgttgtttccctatacaattttgaatgaaataaaaacaaatttggattTATGTTTTTGATAGGAAACTCTTTGGTTCTTCATCTGTTTATGAAGACTAAGGATTTAAGAACTCCGGCGAATATGTTTGTGGTAAATTTGGCTTTTTCCGACGTGTGCATGATGATTACGCAATTCCCCATGTTTGTCCTCAACTGCTTCAATGGGGGAGTCTGGCTGTTTGGGCCTTTATTCTGTGAGCTTTACGCTTGCACCGGATCAATTTTCGGTCTCTGCAGCATCTGCACCATGGCCGCCATCAGCTACGATCGCTACAACGTTATCGTCAATGGGATGAATGGAACACGAATGACATTCGGTAagttctaaataaataaatggatgATAATTTGCCATGTGGAAATTAACTTGATTAAAATTTGCAGGCAGAGCAGCATTGTTCATTCTCTTTTGCTGGGTTTACGCTATTGGCTGGAGCATCCCTCCCTTCGTCGGATGGGGAAAATACATTCCGGAAGGCATTTTAGATTCCTGCTCATTTGACTACCTCACGCGTGACACGGCGGTAAATGACCTAACAAACACAATTATGGCCTTTGtctagaaaacaaatttgaaatgatttaattgaCTTGCAGACTATTTCCTTCACTTGCTGCTTGTTTGTCTTTGACTACTGCTTCCCACTCATTATCATCGTTTATTGCTATTACCACATTGTCGGAGCCATCGTTCACCACGAAAAAGCGTTGCGTGAGCAGGCCAAAAAGATGAACGTCTCCTCGCTCCGTTCCAATTCCGACCAGACTGCCCAGAGCGCCGAGATCCGTGTCGCCAAAATCGCCATGATGAACATTTCTCTGTGGGTAGCTGCTTGGACACCTTACGCCGCCATTTGCTTGCAGGGAGCCGTCGGAAATCAGGATACGATCAC
Protein-coding sequences here:
- the LOC124196096 gene encoding compound eye opsin BCRH2-like, with amino-acid sequence MEILSNATFAHRKTELVWGFPAGASLMDTVPEDMLEMIHPHWKKFPPVNPMWHYILGIAYFFLGITSITGNSLVLHLFLKTKELKTPANMFVVNLAVSDLGMMISQFPMFFFNCFSGGVWIFGPFMCELYACTGSIFGLGSICTMAAISYDRYNVIVHGMKGTPMTYGRAAALLLFCWTYAIGWSILPFLGWGRFIPEGILDSCSFDYLTRDSSTVSYTCCLFVSNYCTPLLIITFCYYHIVKAIMHHEEALREQAKKMNVTSLRSNVDQNAQSAEIRVAKVAMMNITLWIGMWTPYAAIVLRGAFGDQDKITPLVTILPALICKCASIANPIIYAISHPKYRVALQKEIPWFCINEQPSNTKGDTQSQGSACTTSTDQA
- the LOC124196098 gene encoding glucoside xylosyltransferase 2-like, whose translation is MARKTMFFIRAVIFISLILVLWNFFWVFRLQQPQQIPTKIDSTLSSVPQSMRDVGFDTPKQHPHGNVKIEKPQEIHIAAVVCGNRTNETIVMIKSALIRSSIFIKFILFADDAATSSLNGTVKLWPDKVLNRMSLDLRPITFPADKAEEWKKLFKPCASQRLFLPSLLQDVDSVLYMDTDTIFLTSPLNVWEHFNKMDEMQMAAVAPEHEDFSTGWYNRFARHPYYGNLGVNSGVMLMNLTRMRHFGWEKYVVPIYHEYKSKIVWGDQDIINIVFHFHPEKLYVYPCHYNYRPDHCMYMSVCKTAEEQGIHVLHGNRGSFHNKKQPAFKAVYASIEQYSFGEDLQTLLTNMKKSLTETVDTNCGKLMTSLPKLLKI
- the LOC124196509 gene encoding compound eye opsin BCRH2-like gives rise to the protein MENLLLNASVAYRSAGKPPLVWGFPPGASIIDTVPEDMLEMIHPHWKKFPPVNPMWHYLLGLIYIVLGITSITGNSLVLHLFMKTKDLRTPANMFVVNLAFSDVCMMITQFPMFVLNCFNGGVWLFGPLFCELYACTGSIFGLCSICTMAAISYDRYNVIVNGMNGTRMTFGRAALFILFCWVYAIGWSIPPFVGWGKYIPEGILDSCSFDYLTRDTATISFTCCLFVFDYCFPLIIIVYCYYHIVGAIVHHEKALREQAKKMNVSSLRSNSDQTAQSAEIRVAKIAMMNISLWVAAWTPYAAICLQGAVGNQDTITPLVTILPALIAKSASIFNPIIYAISHPKYRLALQKTVPWFCINETAPPASSGGDTQSQGSACTSATS